The Candidatus Obscuribacterales bacterium genome has a window encoding:
- the mazG gene encoding nucleoside triphosphate pyrophosphohydrolase, which produces MSNAPASTDVLAALQHLIEVVAQLRSPEGGCPWDLAQTPESLTPYIIEEAYETVDAIRQGQPEAIADELGDLLLQVVLQAQIAQEYGQFDLKDVAQAITEKLIRRHPHVFAEVQVDGVDEVHRNWEQIKTTEEQEKSDSSIARLSPRLSRYARSLPPIIAGMKISKKAAAVGFEWDTVDGVWDKFREELDELHEAIASGDKAHQQDELGDVLFTLINLARWYDLDPSVALADTNHRFVQRFSMLEAASDRPLQDYSLAEFEHLWQQVKAQIAQAASQNHEGE; this is translated from the coding sequence ATGTCCAACGCACCTGCATCCACCGATGTTCTGGCAGCCCTGCAGCACCTCATAGAGGTCGTTGCCCAGTTGCGATCGCCTGAGGGAGGCTGTCCTTGGGACTTGGCCCAAACGCCAGAAAGCCTGACGCCCTATATCATTGAAGAGGCCTACGAAACAGTGGATGCGATCCGCCAGGGACAGCCAGAGGCGATCGCCGATGAGCTAGGTGATTTGTTGCTGCAGGTGGTGCTCCAGGCGCAGATTGCTCAGGAGTATGGACAGTTTGATCTCAAAGACGTGGCCCAGGCGATTACCGAAAAGCTGATCCGTCGCCATCCCCATGTGTTTGCTGAGGTGCAGGTGGATGGGGTTGATGAGGTGCATCGCAACTGGGAGCAGATTAAAACAACGGAAGAACAGGAAAAGTCTGATAGTTCGATCGCGCGCCTGTCTCCGCGTTTATCTCGCTATGCGCGATCGCTGCCGCCGATCATCGCCGGCATGAAGATTTCCAAAAAAGCGGCGGCGGTGGGCTTTGAGTGGGATACGGTAGACGGCGTTTGGGATAAGTTTCGGGAGGAGTTGGACGAGCTCCACGAAGCGATCGCCTCTGGGGATAAAGCCCATCAGCAGGATGAACTCGGCGATGTATTGTTCACGCTGATTAACCTTGCCCGCTGGTATGACCTGGATCCTAGTGTGGCGCTGGCGGATACCAACCACCGTTTTGTACAGCGCTTTTCGATGCTAGAAGCGGCCAGCGATCGCCCCCTGCAAGACTATAGCTTGGCAGAATTTGAGCACCTCTGGCAGCAGGTAAAAGCTCAGATCGCGCAAGCCGCTAGTCAGAACCACGAGGGCGAGTAA
- the folB gene encoding dihydroneopterin aldolase, whose translation MDCLHVRGIRAYGYIGVLPEEQALGQWFEVDLTLWLDLAPAGQSDRLDQTYDYSTTVPRVQHLIQTSQVKLVETLAETIAADILEQTPLHQVRVVLTKRPAIPNFDGAIAVDITRPRGSD comes from the coding sequence ATGGACTGTCTGCACGTGCGCGGAATTCGTGCTTACGGGTACATCGGTGTGTTGCCCGAAGAGCAGGCTCTGGGGCAATGGTTTGAGGTTGACTTAACACTCTGGCTCGATCTTGCCCCAGCAGGACAGAGCGATCGCCTTGATCAAACCTATGACTATTCCACCACAGTTCCTCGGGTACAACATCTTATTCAAACCAGCCAGGTGAAGCTCGTAGAAACCCTAGCAGAAACCATTGCTGCTGATATTCTTGAACAAACTCCCCTGCACCAAGTGCGGGTGGTGTTAACCAAGCGACCAGCCATCCCAAACTTCGATGGAGCGATCGCCGTGGATATTACTCGCCCTCGTGGTTCTGACTAG